In Oncorhynchus kisutch isolate 150728-3 linkage group LG7, Okis_V2, whole genome shotgun sequence, one DNA window encodes the following:
- the LOC109894609 gene encoding cell cycle control protein 50A-like: MMASSYNAKEEDRHQPGATGHVGAGTMTNKMPDNTAFKQQRLPAWQPILTAGTVLPAFFVIGLIFIPIGVGLFVTSNNIKEFEIDYTGVDMSSPCYNCSQSYSWNNTKSCTCFVPFSLDQPFESNVFMYYGLSNFYQNHRRYVKSRDDSQLNGDKTSLQSPSNECEPYHSSDKPIAPCGAIANSLFNDTLELYYIDPNGSRTAIPLVKKGIAWWTDKHVKFRNPSGNNLTVVFQGTSKPVNWRKPVLELDPSDSDNNGFINEDFMWMRTAALPTFRKLYRIIQKKPNNMTPTLPRGEYILEVTYNYPVRSFDGRKRMILSAISWMGGKNPFLGIAYITVGSVCFCLGLVLLSIHYRYGKRNNSADISS, from the exons ATGATGGCGTCTAGCTACAACGCCAAGGAAGAGGACAGACACCAGCCTGGTGCTACGGGCCATGTAGGCGCAGGAACTATGACAAATAAAATGCCGGACAACACTGCATTCAAACAGCAAAGACTGCCCGCTTGGCAACCTATTTTGACAGCCGGCACTGTTCTTCCTGCTTTCTTTGTAATTGGTCTCATCTTCATCCCCATCGGCGTTGGGCTTTTCGTGACCTCAAACAACATCAAAGAGTTcgag ATTGATTACACTGGTGTTGACATGTCAAGTCCGTGCTACAACTGTTCTCAAAGCTACAGCTGGAACAACACAAAGTCATGTACCTGTTTTGTACCCTTCTCTCTGGATCAACCATTTGAG AGTAACGTCTTCATGTACTACGGATTGTCCAACTTTTATCAGAATCACAGACGCTATGTGAAGTCCAGAGATGACAGCCAGTTAAACGGAGATAAGACTTCTCTACAG AGCCCCAGCAATGAATGTGAGCCGTACCACAGCAGTGACAAGCCTATTGCTCCATGTGGTGCTATCGCCAATAGCCTCTTCAATG ACACTCTGGAGCTCTATTACATTGACCCCAATGGCTCCAGAACCGCAATTCCTCTGGTAAAGAAGGGTATTGCATGGTGGACGGACAAGCATGTCAAATTCAGGAACCCCAGTGGAAACAACCTCACTGTTGTTTTCCAAG GCACAAGCAAACCTGTGAACTGGAGAAAGCCTGTCCTTGAGCTGGACCCATCAGACTCTGACAACAATGGCTTCATCAATGAGGATTTCATGTGGATGAGGACTGCTGCCCTGCCCACCTTCCGCAAGCTGTACCGCATCATCCAGAAGAAGCCCAACAACATGACCCCCACGTTGCCCCGAGGAGAATACATCCTGGAGGTCACCTACA ATTACCCCGTGCGAAGCTTCGATGGTAGGAAGCGCATGATTCTGAGCGCCATCTCCTGGATGGGTGGCAAAAACCCCTTCCTGGGCATTGCTTACATCACTGTGGGCTCTGTCTGCTTCTGCCTGGGCTTAGTCCTCCTCAGCATCCACTACAGATATGGCAAACGTAACAACAGTGCAGATATTTCCAGCTGA
- the LOC109894610 gene encoding filamin-A-interacting protein 1, whose translation MRSKSSGVESPANGVLGVPQATQDINQEEGVNLHTTIKSLKVKVQPNIEELVEEVVVVSDIEKSTEDSLGTSDKRLGIMDLTKKDLLRLLGIMEGEVQAREDVICVLKTERTRLEALKSHYGSAAPTTALQALQRDSLLTNTQTHIDNVYQWPMAELDRLQEKHKDTYRRMLEQLLLTEKCHRCTVHELDSEKQKHADYMNKSDEFTNLLEQERERLKRLLENEKAYQVRKEKENTKRLEKVREELVKLKSFALMLVDERQLHLEQMDQQSQRVQELTQQLSQREQDLSNASARAQEDRLRALSLEGELSECQAKFTQEQEEITAKLASQESQNRQLDVKLSGLTHMLEELEESNRALRRSEEERNGALRRSEDMLEESNGALRRLKEELEESKWALGKSKEELEESNGALRTSKEELDELRDKISKRDCGNSNLMTELESLRKRVFEMEGQDEEITKAEAQCRELRKRLQEEESRGKELKLQVEKLQKRMVELERLEGAFNASKAECFQLHATVEREKDVSKELADELVAVKIRMKEMESSELRLEKTEQGLKDDLATLKSFTMVMVDEKNNMMERMLLEEKKRDDLSKMFKVEQVKVMEVTERLIEESKKLLKLKSDMEAKVGTLTREKGELSTKLTCEMEKSKDLSSKVSQMNKRSDGLQEAENISTNNIAKRELGSLSDGSSKEDNRVKELTFEIERLKNRLKQLEVVEGDLIKTEDQYDLLEKKLMTEQDKANILSQQVEEMRSQIARTKAIENGEVESQEADLRQRCRTENANTRDLQNDMVALKEKIHELMHKEDQLSQLQVDYSFLQQRFLEEEEKKNNMSIEVLHLTKELEVTKRHSRALRPSLNGRRMVDIAMASTGVQTDALANETAEEDTPAVFIRKSVQEENHIMSNLRQKGLKKPTEKAGGHERYSPSVAADLSMKKSWIPWMRKREIIPQGGNLDKSVHINSESMHSDLAMSQKQGQPLRIRVTPDHENSTATMEISSPSTEDLYSSSSLSLSPTLQGHQKPRITIIPTHTAAASRGKASAGPGGPERSKSPVTVTTISRAKSPEISKASSSSGRPISPISIMTVSASMVSNMSTSPEPQEMTMGRAVFKVTPEKQMVPTPIRKYNSNASIITTTEDNKIHIHLHGSQFNKGPSEGHSNTGPKVVVRPVGMATECSREMMLSTGTVLRSPRHSATAVKTTPSKVMSSITITAVTSTPARPTQAVHDAHPPRAGLTRIPMSKGLKTGKAMLGALGMSGGMRLEQRAESQSMRIELKKSTISSTTAFQNGGKSC comes from the exons ATGAGGTCCAAGAGCAGTGGGGTGGAGAGCCCAGCCAATGGGGTACTCGGGGTTCCCCAGGCAACACAAGACATCAACCAGGAAGAGGGTGTAAATCTGCATACAACCATAAAGAGTCTGAAGGTCAAAGTTCAACCAAACATTGAGGAgttggtggaggaggtggtggtggtctcTGACATAGAGAAGTCAACCGAGGACAGCTTAGGTACTAGTGACAAAAGACTGGGAATCATGGACCTTACTAAAAAGGACCTTCTGAGGCTGCTAGGGATCATGGAAGGTGAGGTTCAG GCGAGGGAGGATGTTATCTGTGTGCTGAAGACTGAGAGGACACGTCTGGAAGCTCTGAAGTCCCACTATGGTTCTGCAGCTCCTACCACAGCCCTCCAGGCCCTACAGAGAGACAGCCTTCTCaccaatacacaaacacacattgacAATGTCTACCAGTGGCCAATGGCTGAG CTGGACCGTCTGCAGGAAAAACACAAGGACACGTATCGGCGCATGCTGGAACAGCTTCTATTGACTGAGAAGTGTCATCGCTGCACCGTGCACGAGCTAGACAGCGAGAAGCAAAAGCATGCTGACTACATGAACAAGAGTGACGAATTCACTAACCTattggagcaggagagagagag ATTGAAGAGGTTGCTGGAGAATGAGAAAGCCTACCAGGTCCGTAAAGAGAAGGAGAACACCAAGCgtctggagaaggtgagggaggaGCTGGTCAAACTGAAGTCCTTTGCCCTGATGCTGGTGGATGAGCGGCAACTCCACCTGGAGCAGATGGACCAGCAGAGCCAGAGGGTCCAGGAGCTGACCCAGCAGCTGTCCCAGAGGGAGCAGGACCTGAGCAACGCCAGTGCCCGGGCCCAGGAGGACAGACTGAGGGCCCTGAGCTTGGAGGGCGAGCTGAGTGAGTGCCAGGCCAAGTTTACCCAGGAGCAGGAAGAGATTACAGCCAAGCTGGCCAGCCAGGAGTCCCAGAACCGCCAGTTGGATGTCAAGCTGTCTGGACTCACCCACAtgctggaggagctggaggagagcaACAGGGCTCTGAGGAGATCAGAGGAGGAGCGCAATGGGGCTCTGAGGAGGTCAGAAGACATGCTGGAGGAGAGCAACGGGGCTCTGAGGAGGTTaaaggaggagctggaggagagcaAATGGGCTCTGGGGAAGTCaaaggaggagctggaggagagcaACGGGGCTCTGAGGACGTCAAAGGAGGAGCTGGACGAGCTGAGGGACAAGATCAGCAAAAGGGATTGTGGGAACTCTAACCTAATGACTGAACTGGAGAGCCTCCGCAAACGGGTATTTGAGATGGAAGGGCAGGACGAGGAGATCACCAAGGCAGAGGCCCAGTGCAGAGAGCTGAGGAAGAGGTTGCAGGAGGAAGAGAGCCGAGGGAAAGAACTCAAACTGCAAGTGGAGAAGCTCCAGAAGAGAATGGTGGAactggagagactagagggggcgTTCAATGCCAGCAAGGCGGAGTGCTTCCAGTTACAtgccactgtggagagagagaaggacgtgTCAAAGGAGCTTGCCGACGAACTGGTGGCCGTTAAGATACGCATGAAAGAGATGGAATCCTCTGAGCTGAGACTGGAAAAGACTGAGCAGGGCCTTAAAGATGACCTGGCAACGCTGAAATCATTCACTATGGTAATGGTTGATGAGAAAAATAATATGATGGAGAGAATGCTgttagaggagaagaagagggatgATCTGAGTAAGATGTTCAAAGTGGAGCAGGTCAAGGTCATGGAGGTGACTGAGAGATTGATAGAGGAGAGTAAAAAGCTCCTGAAGTTGAAATCAGATATGGAGGCCAAGGTTGGGACCCTcaccagagagaaaggagagcttaGCACTAAGCTCACATGTGAAATGGAAAAGAGCAAGGATCTGAGCTCCAAAGTCAGCCAAATGAACAAGAGGTCAGATGGATTGCAGGAGGCAGAAAATATATCCACAAATAACATAGCAAAGAGGGAACTGGGAAGCTTGTCAGATGGGAGTTCGAAAGAGGACAATAGGGTGAAGGAGCTAACGTTTGAAATAGAGAGGTTGAAAAACCGTCTCAAGCAGCTGGAGGTTGTGGAGGGAGATTTGATAAAGACAGAGGATCAGTATGACCTGCTGGAGAAAAAGTTAATGACGGAGCAAGACAAGGCCAACATTCTCTCCCAGCaggtggaggagatgaggagtCAGATCGCCAGGACTAAAGCAATAGagaatggagaggtggagagccaGGAGGCAGACCTACGACAGCGCTGCAGGACAGAGAACGCCAACACCAGAGACTTGCAGAATGACATGGTAGCCCTCAAGGAGAAGATCCATGAGCTGATGCACAAAGAAGACCAGCTCTCTCAACTCCAAGTGGACTACTCTTTCCTCCAGCAGAGGTtcctagaggaagaggagaagaagaacaacATGAGCATTGAGGTCCTCCACCTCACCAAAGAGCTGGAGGTGACCAAGCGCCACAGCCGCGCTCTACGACCCAGTCTGAACGGGAGGAGGATGGTGGACATTGCCATGGCGTCCACAGGAGTTCAGACTGATGCGCTGGCCAATGAGACGGCAGAAGAGGACACCCCAGCCGTGTTCATCAGGAAGTCCGTCCAGGAAGAGAATCACATCATGAGTAATCTTCGACAGAAGGGTCTCAAGAAACCCACAGAGAAAGCTGGTGGTCATGAACGCTACTCACCCTCTGTTGCCGCTGACCTCAGCATGAAGAAGTCCTGGATTCCCTGGATGAGGAAGAGGGAAATCATCCCTCAGGGTGGTAATCTGGACAAGTCTGTCCATATCAACAGTGAATCCATGCATTCTGATCTGGCCATGTCCCAGAAGCAAGGGCAGCCTTTACGCATCAGAGTGACCCCAGACCACGAGAACAGCACGGCTACCATGGAGATCAGCAGTCCTTCTACTGAGGACCTCTATtccagctccagcctcagcctcagtcCCACCCTGCAGGGCCACCAGAAACCTCGGATCACTATCATTCCCACCCACACCGCCGCAGCTTCAAGGGGAAAAGCCAGTGCCGGGCCAGGGGGACCAGAGAGGTCCAAGTCCCCGGTCACTGTCACCACCATCTCCAGGGCCAAGTCACCAGAGATCAGCAAGGCCTCCTCCTCATCAGGCAGGCCCATATCACCCATATCCATCATGACAGTTAGCGCTTCTATGGTGTCCAACATGTCCACCTCCCCAGAGCCCCAGGAGATGACCATGGGCCGGGCCGTGTTCAAGGTGACCCCTGAGAAACAGATGGTCCCCACACCGATCAGGAAGTACAATTCCAATGCCAGTATCATCACCACCACAGAGGACAACAAGATTCACATCCACCTGCACGGCTCCCAGTTCAATAAGGGCCCCTCGGAGGGTCACAGCAACACAGGACCCAAGGTGGTGGTTAGGCCTGTCGGCATGGCAACAGAGTGTAGCAGAGAGATGATGTTATCCACAGGCACGGTGTTGCGCTCCCCTCGCCATAGTGCCACTGCTGTCAAAACCACACCCAGTAAAGTGATGAGCAGCATCACCATCACTGCAGTCACGTCCACCCCTGCCAGACCAACACAAGCTGTG CATGATGCCCACCCACCCCGGGCAGGGCTCACCCGTATCCCCATGTCCAAGGGCCTGAAGACAGGCAAAGCCATGCTGGGAGCCCTGGGGATGTCTGGAGGAATGAGGCTGGAGCAGAGAGCAGAAAGCCAGTCCATGAGGATAGAGCTGAAGAAATCTACAATCAGCAGcacaacagcctttcaaaatGGAGGGAAAAGCTGTTAG